In one window of Tellurirhabdus rosea DNA:
- the rplS gene encoding 50S ribosomal protein L19 — MSELIKLVEAQNAGRRADFPQFQAGDTINVHVKIREGNKERIQVYQGTVMQRRNPNTNGETFTVRKISNGVGVERIFPILSPNIEKIEVVRLGKVRRARLFYLRGRQGKAARIKERKPKATA; from the coding sequence ATGAGCGAGCTCATTAAACTGGTCGAAGCCCAGAACGCCGGTCGTCGGGCAGATTTCCCGCAGTTTCAAGCGGGTGACACGATCAATGTACACGTCAAAATCCGCGAAGGCAATAAAGAACGGATTCAGGTTTATCAGGGCACGGTGATGCAACGCCGCAACCCGAACACCAACGGCGAAACCTTCACGGTTCGTAAAATTTCCAACGGTGTCGGCGTAGAGCGTATCTTCCCGATCCTGTCCCCGAACATCGAGAAAATCGAAGTGGTTCGCCTTGGTAAAGTCCGTCGCGCTCGCCTGTTCTACCTCCGTGGTCGTCAGGGCAAAGCCGCTCGTATCAAAGAGCGTAAGCCGAAAGCAACAGCGTAA
- the dapF gene encoding diaminopimelate epimerase yields the protein MTFFKYQGTGNDFILIDDRAGTFAASQAEIARLCHRRFGIGADGLILLQNHPNYDFRMVYYNADGAEGSMCGNGGRCIVRFAHDLGLFETHTRFLAVDGEHEATATESEIALKMGQVSDFALQPAYAFLNTGSPHVVKLVEDVESLDVVGEGRQIRYADAFAPGGTNANFMQPIGGNALFVRTYERGVEDETYSCGTGVTAAALVAHRQLGMSSPVSIRTLGGDLRVSFENAGDSFANIYLTGPAVRVFEGRL from the coding sequence ATGACTTTCTTCAAATACCAGGGCACGGGCAACGACTTTATCCTGATCGACGACCGGGCGGGGACGTTTGCCGCCTCCCAGGCCGAAATCGCCCGGCTGTGCCACCGCCGCTTCGGCATCGGCGCCGACGGACTGATTCTGCTCCAGAATCACCCGAACTACGACTTCCGGATGGTGTATTACAATGCCGATGGGGCCGAAGGCAGCATGTGCGGCAACGGCGGTCGCTGCATCGTCCGGTTTGCGCACGATCTGGGTCTCTTTGAGACGCACACCCGTTTTCTGGCGGTCGATGGTGAGCACGAAGCCACGGCGACGGAATCGGAAATCGCCCTGAAAATGGGGCAGGTGTCGGACTTTGCGCTCCAGCCCGCCTACGCCTTTCTGAACACCGGTTCGCCGCATGTGGTCAAACTGGTCGAGGACGTGGAATCCCTGGACGTTGTGGGCGAGGGGCGGCAAATCCGGTACGCGGACGCTTTTGCGCCCGGCGGCACCAACGCCAACTTTATGCAGCCCATCGGCGGAAATGCGCTGTTTGTGCGGACTTACGAGCGGGGCGTCGAGGACGAAACGTATTCCTGCGGAACGGGCGTCACGGCCGCGGCACTGGTGGCGCATCGGCAACTGGGCATGAGCAGCCCGGTCAGCATCCGGACCCTGGGCGGCGACCTGCGCGTTTCGTTCGAAAACGCCGGGGATTCGTTTGCCAACATCTACCTGACCGGTCCGGCCGTGCGGGTTTTTGAAGGACGTCTGTAA